CAACGGTGTGGTCACCGCCAACGAACTGCACATCCCCGTCGACCAGCCGGTTCGCCTGACCCTGAAGTCCGGCGACGTGATCCACAGCTACTGGATCCCCAAGCTGGCCGGTAAGCAGGACGTGGTCCCCGGACGGGTGAACCACATGGTCATCGAGGCCACCGAGCCGGGTACGTACCTCGGCCAGTGCGCCGAGTACTGCGGACTTTCGCACGCCAACATGAGGGCCAGGGCGATTGCCCACGAGCAGGCCGACTTCGACGCATGGGTGCAAGAGCAACTGGCCGACTCCGCCAACGAGGGTTCCGCCGCCGAAGGCAAAGAGCTGTTCCTCACGGGCAAGTTCGCCGGGGACCAGGCCTGCGTCTCGTGCCACGCCGTCAAGGGAACCGAGGCGGCCGGAATCATCGGACCGAACCTGACCCACCTTGCCAGCCGGGACCGTTTCGCCGGCGAGATGTTCGAGCTGAACGAAGAGAATTTGAAACTGTGGCTGAAGGATCCTCCGGAGCGCAAGCCCGGGTCCCTCATGCCGGACCTCGGTCTCACGGACGACCAGATCGATGATCTGACCGCCTATCTGTTGAGCCTGGAATGATGATGGGAGAGCACCTATGGCTACCGTAACCACCCCGACCCCATGGTTTCTCCGCCGGCCCAAGGCCAGCCACGGCATCTGGAGTTGGGTCACGACGGTCGACCACAAGAAGATCGGCATCCTCTACGGCTACACCGCCTTCGCCTTTTTCATCCTGGGCGGGTTGGAGGCTCTCGTTATCCGAGCGCAGCTGGCGACCCCTGAAGGTCAGGTAGTAAGCGCCGACCTCTACAACCAGCTGTTCAGCACCCACGGCATCACAATGATCTTCCTGGTCGTCATGCCGATGGGGGCCGCGTTCTTCAACTACTTC
This window of the Actinomycetota bacterium genome carries:
- the coxB gene encoding cytochrome c oxidase subunit II, whose protein sequence is MVALASTLLLSACISADSPMNYLHPEGPRAIQADRLWDVTFAIAAVVFVLVEGGLIFILFKYREGRKGGNVDPKQLHGHTKLELLWTAIPAVILTGIAFMTVPVIFDQARTPEDALEVEVIGHQWWWEYKYDNGVVTANELHIPVDQPVRLTLKSGDVIHSYWIPKLAGKQDVVPGRVNHMVIEATEPGTYLGQCAEYCGLSHANMRARAIAHEQADFDAWVQEQLADSANEGSAAEGKELFLTGKFAGDQACVSCHAVKGTEAAGIIGPNLTHLASRDRFAGEMFELNEENLKLWLKDPPERKPGSLMPDLGLTDDQIDDLTAYLLSLE